gctcgaaccctacattagtcgcacccacatggccgttgagatctcctcctatgaagagtttctcgctggtaggcacggtactaaccatgctatctagatcttcccagaactgcatcttggtgctctcactaaggcctacctaaGGGGcctaggcactgatcacattcaaaaccgaatctccaactaccaaccggattaggataatccgatcgccttgccttctaacctctacgactccatccttaaggctcctatcaatcaagatgcctacaccattcctacccggagttgctcccgtgtaccaaagcttgaagccagtatcctcaacctccttcgccttctggcccttccatttagtctcctgaacgcatagaatatttacacgcctcctaattgctacatcaactagctctcgcaacttacccgttagggaccctacgttccagctatctatacgaatcctaattggctcggctagcttccttacccttcgcacccgtcgagggaagtgcgaagacccttgctcatttttcactacacccggccgtagatgtagcgcgccattcaggtgacgacccgacccttgctcacttatcatcgtacccaggtcatgatacgacgcgcccttggggggatggcgacccggcccttgcccatttatcaccacacccgggttccgatgtagcgcgtcgctaagagggttccgccccaacgagtttcttgtgggtttcaaatccattagagtggctatttttatgctggtttgccaaaacctaacgcaaccctcctcctttatccgggcttgggaccggctatgctgagacgactcaggagagagagtcttccagtcaacATAGGCGGAGTTCCATGATGGATTCGTATGAATCTATAAATTCATTAGAAAAAACATTTAAGAGGCATTGAACACATCTAAAAAGGTGGCTCACGGGGAACATTTGATATAACACACTCACTACAGCCAGATCAATCAAGCAGTGTAAGAGGCTACCATGGCAGCTTTTGACAACTGCTTCATTGAAAGTTTATCCTAGGGCCATCCAAAATGGTCACAATAGGTTAGGTGATTGGACCTCGGTTTACTATTATTCTTGAGGTATCTGATGTATATGGTTAGTATGCTCCATTTGTAATGCAAGATTTGATTCCATTCAGGAAACACTACACATACTGAGATGTGCAAGGTATTACTGGAGCAGAAAACACTTAAGTTCAATGTACAGGTAAATTCTCAAAAGACAATCAAATTTGGAGTTGTAGTTGTCCATTAGATTGTCTCATTGCAAAACTGACCCAAGGATATAACAATCTGTCTTGCTCATTCAGAGTTAGGGCAACTTACCGAAGGAGAATACCGGGCATTTTCATTAGGGTTACCATCCTTTCCTGAACCAATCTCCTTCTCAAGAACTTCCCATTGATCTGAGCAGTCCGAAACTAGCAACTGGAGCCTCTCACTTCCCTATACCAAAATAAAAATCAGGCAAacctaaaaaataaaataaaataaactcaATTGTGTTATCATCACGATGTTTAACTAACATAATAAAGTGGTACACTGAAAAAATTGCAGCCAATGTAAAATATTTCCCAATTTTCTACCCTACAGGACTAGTCGCCACCAAGATTTACAGGGGATCTTTCTTTTTGCAAATGGGAAAGGGTAACTCACCATACACAAATACAAATTTACAGAAATTTGAATGATTGAAAGAGTAATGAATACCACAACACTGACACTAAGCAGCAAAAATGACTTAAGACTAAGTGGACGACTTCACAAACCTGTAGAGCTCTCCAATGAGAATAAGCACGAAATAATACCCAAAAGAATGGTATGTTTGGTAAAGGTAGTACCTACAATTGAATAAATCAAGTATCAGACAGTTGCACCATGTCATAGCCAATAGAGTTAATACCAGTTGTACAAATATGTAAATTTGCAAGGTGCACCGTATAATTAACATTATAATTTTTTAAGTAATGTGCCATAATGCAGAACACaataaaagtaaaaaaaatctaaactaaTAATATATGCAGAGAACATTTGAATCATCCAACTGACAGCATTGTTATGAATTGCTAGTTGACACCACCCCCAAAACAAGTAACTGCAAACCTACCATGAAAACACTAGTAACTGGAAGCAAACAAACTGAGCCATAAAGAAATTTCTTGTGAACTGACGCACCCCTGGTCATCATGAAACAATCCACAAGCAAAAGTGtcagaaaatataaaaattagaCTAGACAATGTGCTAGTGTGTGTTGAAGGGCATCAAGCATTCACCTAACAGCAATATGCCGCAACCTTCGACGCACAAGACGAGAATTTATGCTGCAGTAAGAATTTGTGATTTAGAATTTTAGAGGCATAAATACAAATGAAGGTGAGTATGTTAAAAATTGCTGGCCAGCTGTGCTGAAACCTGGCAGTTAGAAGACTTTAACAAGAGATGCATGGTAATACTAGTTCCATAGTGATTCTTAGTGTTTTTTAGGGCAGTGATTATTAAATCTCACCAGTTAGCTTCTAAATCACATCAAACAAATGATGTGGTACTGCATACATGAGGGAACACAGTTACAAACAAAGACTGAAGAAAAATAGATATTACAAATGACTCATTTCTTGGCTCTTGGGGTCATATAACCTTGCATGCAAAAAGAGCATAGTATCCTTACAAACAGGAAAGCATAAGTAAGCACGGAAGTGAAATTTTAACATACACTAACTCTATTGTACCAAAATAATGACGAGTTCTCCTCAGCTTACAAAAAAGGTGTATGAACACGCTAAAAACCTTGAAATGCAAATAAAGCAGTAACTCACAACTACAATTTTCAAACAGTTCACAGAGAAACACAGAAGCTAGGACAGTTCAAGTTTCAAATTGCAAATACTTATAGATAGCTAATCCATCTATTTGTCTAACATATGTAAGTTATGTCCATAGAATGGAAAGAATTGTATTGTAAATTAAAGTTGCAAGAATTGAACTCTAAAACCAAGAAAATTAAAGGGCATTTAAGACATGTTCATCAGGCACATCCTACAAGATGCCGAAACTAATATAAGTATGCTAAACTTTCAGTTGCTGGTTTGCATGCAGTTGTGAACATGTAACATATCATAACGATTACCCAAGATATGTACTTTGCTACTTAAATGTGTGCTTTCTTTGTTTTCCTGCTCAATGTACTTTGCTAGTTTTTTCCATTGGGGGCAATGTATGTGTGCTACTGTTATAATGTATGGTAATTGCACTAACAACAGATACTATACAATGAAATCCACAAAACCTGAGGAAGATTCTAGTACAGGGCACATTAATTCGACAAGTAAACTCACAAGCGCCAGCACCTTCCTACCATTTGGACaacagaaaacaaaataaaacgaCAAACATATAGAGCTATTGGCGCACGTTATGCTTCAGGCAAGGCAAACAGAAATGCAGGTGATTATCAACATAGCTCACCTCGCCGGATGCACGATCTCGAGCGCGCCTACATCCTTGGTCACGGACTTCAACAGCACCTCCGACGGCCGCACCCGCGAGAGCAGCTTCAGCCCGAAGCTACACCAGAACAGAACAAGAGCGGAAGGCGCGTAAGCCCGACAGCGAGACTCATTTCGCCATTTCCGAATCCACGGAGCCCCAATCCAAGCCCAGTGTTAAACCCACACCCACGTCCAACTGACCTGTGGATCCGGCTCTTCATCGACCCCTCCGGCGCGCTCCCGAACCCGATCCACGCCCGGTTCATCTGCGCATCGGAGCCAATCCATCAGAAAACCCCGCCCAAAACCCAAATGCAGGGCCGACTGCAACAACCGGCACGGGCGTGCGTGGGGGTGGGTCCGAGCACCTTGTctgcgacgaagtcaacgacggACTCGGCCTTCTCCGGCGCCGTGCGCCCCCCGGAGGTGATGCCGCGCCAGAGGTCCCTcagcgtcggcggcggaggcgggtgggcgccatcgccggcgggcgccgcggcggcgcgcgggcgggcgaaGCACCAGGCGCGGCCTTTGACGGGGAAGACGACGACGCGGGCCTGCATCGCGCGGCGAGGTGGGAGACGGCGTGGGGGCGGTGGTGGCGACTCCtgccgaggcggaggcggaggcggagcgcaCTGACTCGgagaaggaggcggcggtggtggggaCGGGGAGTCAGTGAGCCGAGGAGAGACGGCTTCGTTTGGCCCAAGCGGCCCCGATGGGCCGCCGAGCGGAGCGAGCGCGTTTGAGCCGTTGGATGGGGAACGAAGGGCAAGATGAAAATTTTTGCAAGATTTGTACGCATACAGGTCGCTATCCGTACCATCGTCACGCACCGGCATGTACGGATGTACCATTCGCAACAGTTGGGGCAGTAGAATTAGGAATTGCTTGATAATGTTTGGTTTCCTGATAGTATCCTTGTATCTTGCTACACTTTTCCCAAGTACTCTATACatgatgagttttttttttttggcaagccTCGTCTGAAGTGTGCCCAACAAATTGTTAACTACAAAAACTTAGCAAAGTTTGCTTAACTATAAGTACTTGCCTGACTTTGATGGTTTGCCACACATCTCCGCCACAGCAAGGGGTCACAGCAAAGCATCGACGACCATCAGCCACAGATACCAACAGGGGGTAACAAACTAAACAAGGATACGGTAAACAGGGTAACATTCACAGAATTTACAGAGTTTCGTCAGGACGGGGCACGGGTCGGCAAATGCAGCCGGCGAATGTCTGAATGTTTGCTGCTGAATCCTCTCCTGACGAGGTCAGAGGGAAAGTAGATGACTACTAACTAGCAAGGGAATGCTCAGAGGGCAGGTCTGGCGTTTACATGTCACGGCCTAAGCAATCAGTCATTCTTATCAGGCTTCATCGAATATGGGTCTGGAGTCACTTGCGGAGACACCGCTGGAGATTCTGCGGTCAGATCAGGACCCTTGCCTAGAATCCCACCACCTTCGGTTGAGTCTGGCTCCGGAACCTCTTGCTGTGTCACAACTGGAGAAGCCGGAGTCAAGTCAGGTTGCTTCTCCAGGGTCCCTGCGTCACCGGTTGAATCTAACTCAGGGACCCCCTGTGGTGCCGCAACTGGAGAAGCTGGAGTGAGGTCAGGCTGCTTCTTCAGGATCCCTACAATACCAGTTGAATCTGGCTTGGGAGTCTCTTCTGGAGCTGCTCCTGGAGAACCCCCAATCTCCTGTGGAACCTCCACTGGAGGGGCTGGAGTCCCTTGCTCAGTCTCAGCTGCGGTAGATGGTGGAGCCTCAGCCGGAATGCCTGGTGTTGCCACTGCATCAGCTGGACGTGCTTGCCTGCGACGTGGCCTCAAATACTTCATGCAGAATGCATCGACGTCCTCCTTGTAGTTCTTCCTCACGAAGTTCTCCAGGCACTTGAGGTAGGAGAAATCTGAACGGGATCCATCCGTCGAGACCACAAAGAAGCATCGAGTATCCTGGAAAGTTTGGTGCTTGTCGACCTGTCAAGGGCCATGAGGAAATTACCAACCATGATTCCAAAATTAGACTTTGGTATTTCTGATATGGCATATTAGATAAATGATCACGTAGTAAATGCAGAACCCAAAAGTAACATGAGAAACCATACCATTATATAGTCGATTGCACCAGACACCTTTGATTGCTTTTCAGGGTGGTTCTCAAGAACTTTCTCCTGTATGAACTTTTCATCTTCAGGCTGAAGTCTAACACCGTCACTGAAAAAATTAAGACagataaaataaaattttacatTGTCTAATAGAAACTTAAAACTTAACTGTATATTATGAAGCACATAAAATGAGCCAGTAATTTGAGTTATTTTACCATGCTTCGCGGGATATCCTTCTGATACGCATCAAAATGGGTTCAACTTCTTTTATCATGTTTTTCTCCTCAGTTGTTAGTTCGAACCGTTGTCTTGGTGGAGGTGGGCCCCTCTCATCTAGTCTCCTTGGGGGCCTCCCAGAATTGTTTCTTTGGCCACTCCAATTACCAGATGTGCCACCCCATCCATCTGATTTCCAGCCTTCGTTGTTACCAGAATCAGTTGTCTCATTCCATTTACCTTGTGAGTTCTCAGCAGGGGTAGCAGCATTCCAGCCATCCCATGAATCTGATTGCTTCGCATCTGCATTACCCGCTGGTGTTGCAGCTGGATTACCCCAGGAATCCTCTGCAGCAGAAGTCTGGACCTTTTGTGCTCCATTTTCCCAGGAATCATTCAGTGTGTTGTTATTCTGGATTGCCATATTACCCCACGAATCTTGCTGTGAATTGGTGCCCGTTAGAGCTTTTTTGTCCAAGGAATCCTCCTGCATGTTATTATTGTCAGCTGCACTCTTACCCCAGGAATCCTGTAGTGCATCAGTTTTCTCCCATGACTTTCCATTTGATTTCCCTGTACTCCATGGATCAGATTCTTTCAGGGCTTCCGAATGCTCATGAGTCCCCATATTATCTCTGTTGCCCCAACTGGATCCTCCATCAGACTTGGTATTTGATCTTCCAACTCCCTTGCCAGTATTCCAAGCATTGTTTGATGGGGACATAGCCATGTTATCCCAGGAATCGTCAGCATTTGCCCTCTTCCGTTTGTAAGTGCTGACCCGCTCCGCCCATTGACTCTCACCACCATGtgacttctttttttctttgtcgTTGCCCCACGAGTCCTGATCTACATTCAAGGTCTGCTCATTCCAACTGCTGGGCTGCTCCTGCCAGTTGCCATGGCCACCATCAGACTTCTTTTTGTCCCACATGTTGCTTGACGGTGGCGTTGTCTTCTTACACCAAGA
This window of the Panicum virgatum strain AP13 chromosome 1K, P.virgatum_v5, whole genome shotgun sequence genome carries:
- the LOC120652139 gene encoding uncharacterized protein C23H3.12c-like, yielding MQARVVVFPVKGRAWCFARPRAAAAPAGDGAHPPPPPTLRDLWRGITSGGRTAPEKAESVVDFVADKMNRAWIGFGSAPEGSMKSRIHSFGLKLLSRVRPSEVLLKSVTKDVGALEIVHPASINSRLVRRRLRHIAVRGASVHKKFLYGSVCLLPVTSVFMVLPLPNIPFFWVLFRAYSHWRALQGSERLQLLVSDCSDQWEVLEKEIGSGKDGNPNENARYSPSKLRPSKRLDGFLERRNLDEGLDCDTISRICKEYDLDKIDVVKYRDLP